Within Epilithonimonas zeae, the genomic segment CAAAACCCGGAACAATCATTGGTTCTATCTCGTCTTGTTTGGTAGTATAAGCTAAATACCGAGGCTGTAAATTCACATCTATGAAGAAGTTACTTTCAAAAACCTGAACCTTTGCGCCCAAAATGGCTTCTATCCAATAACTGCTTTGTGTAGAAGGATCAAAAGCTATGGTTACACCTTCATTATTCAAACCTTTTACTGGAATTGCCATATATTCCTGATTATAGAAACTACCTGCCAATTTTCCGCCAGCATAGAAACCGTTCAAATCATTTTCCGGATCCATAGATAACATATAATATCCTCCAACTTTAGCAAAAATCCCATCTGCTTTTGCATCATAGCCATTCTTCTGGTAAACATTTTTGTCGTAACCCAAATCTATAACAGCGTGAACTCTTTTGTTGATCCTGCTTGAGACATAGCCTTGAAATAACTTTCTATCACTGAAGAAGCCAATTCCAAGATTCAGTACATCTACACCTACGGTTAGGTTGGGT encodes:
- a CDS encoding DUF6048 family protein; translation: MKLESIFIFVFSLFCISTFSQNKAEEKKSDSIKWQYKPNLTVGVDVLNLGIGFFSDRKLFQGYVSSRINKRVHAVIDLGYDKNVYQKNGYDAKADGIFAKVGGYYMLSMDPENDLNGFYAGGKLAGSFYNQEYMAIPVKGLNNEGVTIAFDPSTQSSYWIEAILGAKVQVFESNFFIDVNLQPRYLAYTTKQDEIEPMIVPGFGRSSGSFTMGFSWSIAYKF